A DNA window from Hydrogenophaga taeniospiralis contains the following coding sequences:
- the smc gene encoding chromosome segregation protein SMC: MRLNSIKLSGFKSFAEPTNFMLPGQLVGVVGPNGCGKSNIMDAVRWVLGESKASELRGESMQDVIFNGTNNRKPASRSSVELVFDNSDHRAGGQWGQFTEIAVKRVLTRDGTSSYYINNQPVRRRDVQDVFLGTGLGPRAYAIIGQGTISRIIESKPEELRLFLEEAAGVSKYKERRRETANRLADTRENLTRVEDILRELNANLDKLEKQAEVAARYNTLQTGATLKQHQLWFLKRSEAEADQVKVKNDAAQALNDLESRTADLRRVEAELETIRQAHYAAGDQVNQAQGKLYEASAEVGKLEAEIRFVVEGRTRVEQRLVQLKEQMASWSTRSQDASVELEQLAEAVVEAEEKSVVLAAQGEEQAGALPALEDGLRQAQNRANEQRGSVTQVQQQIQVLAAEQRNVEEQSRQLNQRRERLMADRNALAAPDEARLLSAQSQLAEAQEAADVADAVLHELQDSVPQLDEVRRAAQQAVNQESAKQSDLSARMEALKALQDKVKTDGKLQPWLAKHGLDGLQGLWSRIHIETGWENALEAALRERLGALEVSRLEMVRAFANDAPPAKLAFYSPVSAGVATGSASGLKPLADWLRLNDAGQKALLADWLQGCLTAANLDEAMAQRAQLQAGEVIYVPSGHAVSAHSVSFYAPDSEQAGLLARAQEIEHLEKQLRAQALMAEQARTDLVRAEAAYTDASQRLVSARREGAETRGKAHELQVEALRLTQLAEQTRARSEQIAADLAEVDAQLDELQERRVTAEARFEELDMQLADSQERHAQLDDKVIDAERALNAAREQQRSLERSAQEATFALRSLQARQGELQRSLETAASQEKALVDEEQRATDELARLSAAAAEAGLQNVLAVKLEREQTLGALRSQYDDLTMKLRASDERRLQLERELDPLRNRITEFQLKEQAARLGVEQYSQQLEEAQADLAAVAQSITEGNVRLAGLQGEIDRMHREIQALGAVNLAALDELTAARERKTFLDAQSADLNDAMNTLEDAIKKIDAETRDLLGSTFNTVNEHFGRMFPELFGGGNARLVMTGEEILDAGVQVLAQPPGKKNQTIHLLSGGEKALTAIALVFAIFQLNPAPFCLLDEVDAPLDDANTERYARLVTSMSKQGTQFLFISHNKIAMEMAEQLIGVTMQEQGVSRIVAVDMESAAGMLEPS, translated from the coding sequence GTGCGCCTCAATTCGATCAAGCTCTCCGGTTTCAAGTCGTTCGCCGAACCCACCAACTTCATGCTGCCGGGTCAATTGGTGGGCGTGGTGGGTCCCAACGGCTGCGGCAAGTCCAACATCATGGACGCGGTGCGCTGGGTGCTGGGCGAGTCCAAGGCCTCCGAGCTGCGTGGCGAGTCCATGCAGGACGTGATCTTCAACGGCACCAACAACCGCAAGCCGGCCAGCCGTTCCAGCGTGGAACTGGTGTTCGACAACAGCGACCACCGCGCCGGCGGCCAGTGGGGCCAGTTCACCGAAATCGCCGTCAAGCGCGTGCTCACCCGCGACGGCACCAGCAGCTACTACATCAACAACCAGCCGGTGCGCCGCCGCGACGTGCAGGACGTGTTCCTCGGCACCGGCCTGGGGCCGCGCGCCTACGCCATCATCGGCCAGGGCACCATCAGCCGCATCATCGAGAGCAAGCCCGAAGAGCTGCGGCTGTTCCTCGAAGAAGCCGCCGGGGTCTCCAAATACAAGGAGCGCCGCCGCGAGACCGCCAACCGGCTGGCCGACACGCGCGAAAACCTCACGCGGGTGGAAGACATCCTGCGCGAGCTCAACGCCAACCTGGACAAGCTGGAGAAACAGGCCGAGGTGGCCGCGCGCTACAACACGCTGCAGACCGGCGCCACGCTCAAGCAGCACCAGCTCTGGTTCCTCAAACGCAGCGAGGCCGAGGCCGATCAGGTCAAGGTGAAGAACGACGCCGCCCAGGCCCTGAACGATCTGGAGTCGCGCACCGCCGACCTGCGCCGCGTGGAAGCCGAGCTGGAGACCATCCGCCAGGCGCACTACGCCGCCGGCGACCAGGTGAACCAGGCGCAGGGCAAGCTCTACGAGGCCAGTGCCGAGGTCGGCAAGCTCGAAGCCGAGATCCGCTTCGTGGTCGAGGGCCGCACCCGCGTGGAACAGCGTCTGGTGCAATTGAAAGAACAGATGGCCTCGTGGTCCACGCGCAGCCAGGACGCCAGCGTTGAACTGGAGCAACTGGCCGAGGCCGTGGTCGAAGCCGAAGAAAAGTCGGTGGTGCTCGCCGCCCAGGGCGAGGAGCAGGCCGGGGCGCTGCCCGCGCTGGAAGACGGCCTGCGCCAGGCACAGAACCGCGCCAACGAGCAGCGCGGCAGCGTCACCCAGGTGCAGCAGCAGATCCAGGTGCTGGCGGCCGAACAGCGCAACGTGGAAGAGCAGAGCCGCCAGCTCAACCAGCGCCGCGAACGCCTGATGGCCGACCGCAACGCCCTGGCCGCGCCCGACGAGGCGCGCCTGCTCAGTGCGCAAAGCCAGTTGGCGGAGGCCCAGGAAGCGGCCGATGTGGCCGATGCCGTGCTGCACGAACTGCAGGACAGCGTGCCCCAGCTCGACGAAGTGCGTCGCGCCGCCCAGCAGGCGGTGAACCAGGAGTCGGCGAAACAGTCCGACCTGTCGGCCCGCATGGAAGCGCTCAAGGCGCTGCAGGACAAGGTCAAGACCGACGGCAAGCTCCAACCCTGGCTGGCCAAACACGGGCTCGACGGCCTGCAGGGCCTGTGGAGCCGCATCCACATCGAAACCGGCTGGGAAAACGCGCTCGAAGCCGCGCTGCGCGAGCGCCTGGGCGCGCTCGAAGTCTCACGGCTGGAGATGGTGCGTGCCTTCGCCAACGATGCGCCCCCGGCGAAACTCGCGTTCTACAGCCCGGTGTCCGCAGGGGTTGCCACGGGCAGTGCCAGCGGCCTCAAGCCCCTGGCCGACTGGCTGCGCCTGAACGACGCCGGGCAAAAGGCCCTGCTGGCCGACTGGCTGCAAGGCTGTCTGACCGCGGCGAATCTGGACGAGGCGATGGCGCAGCGCGCCCAGTTGCAGGCCGGCGAGGTGATCTACGTGCCCAGCGGCCACGCGGTCAGTGCCCACAGCGTGAGCTTCTACGCGCCCGACAGCGAGCAGGCCGGTCTGCTGGCCCGGGCGCAGGAGATCGAACACCTGGAGAAACAGCTGCGCGCCCAGGCCCTGATGGCCGAGCAGGCCCGCACGGACTTGGTGCGCGCGGAAGCGGCCTACACCGACGCCTCGCAGCGCCTGGTGAGCGCGCGCCGCGAAGGCGCCGAAACGCGGGGCAAGGCCCACGAGCTGCAGGTCGAGGCCCTGCGCCTGACCCAGTTGGCCGAGCAGACCCGTGCGCGCAGCGAACAGATCGCCGCCGACCTCGCCGAGGTGGACGCCCAGCTCGATGAGCTGCAGGAGCGCCGGGTCACCGCCGAAGCCCGCTTCGAAGAACTGGACATGCAGCTCGCCGACAGCCAGGAGCGCCATGCCCAGCTCGACGACAAGGTGATCGACGCCGAACGTGCGCTGAACGCCGCCCGCGAGCAGCAGCGCTCGCTGGAGCGCAGCGCGCAGGAAGCCACCTTCGCCCTGCGCAGCCTGCAGGCGCGCCAGGGCGAGCTGCAGCGCTCGCTGGAAACCGCGGCCTCGCAGGAAAAGGCGCTGGTCGACGAAGAACAGCGCGCCACCGACGAGCTGGCCCGGCTGAGCGCCGCCGCCGCCGAGGCCGGGCTGCAGAACGTGCTGGCCGTGAAGCTCGAGCGCGAGCAGACCCTGGGCGCCCTGCGCAGCCAGTACGACGACCTCACGATGAAGCTGCGCGCCAGCGACGAGCGCCGCCTGCAACTGGAGCGCGAACTCGATCCGCTGCGCAACCGCATCACCGAGTTCCAGCTCAAGGAGCAGGCCGCGCGCCTGGGCGTGGAGCAGTACAGCCAGCAGCTCGAAGAGGCCCAGGCCGACCTGGCCGCGGTGGCGCAGAGCATCACCGAGGGCAACGTGCGGCTCGCGGGTCTGCAGGGCGAGATCGACCGCATGCACCGAGAGATCCAGGCGCTGGGTGCGGTCAACCTCGCCGCGCTGGACGAGCTTACCGCCGCGCGAGAGCGCAAGACCTTCCTCGACGCGCAGTCGGCCGACCTGAACGACGCAATGAACACGCTGGAAGACGCGATCAAGAAGATCGACGCCGAGACCCGCGACCTGCTGGGCAGCACCTTCAACACCGTCAACGAGCACTTCGGCCGCATGTTCCCCGAGCTCTTCGGCGGCGGCAACGCCCGTCTGGTGATGACCGGCGAGGAAATCCTGGACGCGGGCGTGCAGGTGCTGGCACAGCCGCCCGGCAAGAAGAACCAGACCATCCACCTGCTCTCGGGCGGCGAAAAGGCGCTCACCGCCATCGCGCTGGTGTTCGCCATCTTCCAGCTCAACCCGGCGCCGTTCTGTCTGCTCGACGAGGTGGACGCGCCGCTGGACGACGCCAACACCGAGCGCTACGCCCGGCTGGTGACCAGCATGAGCAAGCAGGGCACCCAGTTCCTGTTCATCAGCCACAACAAGATCGCCATGGAAATGGCCGAGCAGCTGATCGGTGTGACCATGCAGGAGCAGGGCGTTTCGCGTATCGTCGCGGTGGACATGGAGTCCGCCGCCGGCATGCTCGAACCCTCCTGA
- the dapD gene encoding 2,3,4,5-tetrahydropyridine-2,6-dicarboxylate N-succinyltransferase yields the protein MTLQLQTLIDNAWDNRADLSPASAPKEVMDAVEHVISELNAGTLRVATREGVGQWTVHQWIKKAVLLSFRLKDNELMRSGDLAFYDKVPTKFADLSEAEMKATGVRVVPPAVARRGSFIAKGAILMPSYVNIGAYVDENTMVDTWATVGSCAQIGKNVHLSGGVGIGGVLEPLQAGPTIIEDNCFIGARSEVVEGVVIEENSVLGMGVYVGQSTPVFNRETGEITYGRVPAGSVVISGNLPKKTKAGQDYSTYAAIIVKTVDAQTRSKTSLNDLLRD from the coding sequence ATGACCCTCCAACTGCAAACCCTGATCGACAACGCCTGGGACAACCGCGCCGACCTCTCCCCCGCTTCCGCCCCCAAGGAGGTGATGGACGCCGTGGAACACGTGATCAGCGAACTCAACGCCGGCACGCTGCGCGTGGCCACGCGCGAAGGCGTGGGCCAGTGGACCGTGCACCAGTGGATCAAGAAGGCCGTGCTGCTGTCGTTCCGCCTCAAGGACAACGAGCTGATGCGCAGCGGCGACCTGGCGTTCTACGACAAGGTGCCCACCAAGTTCGCCGACCTGAGCGAAGCCGAGATGAAGGCCACCGGCGTGCGCGTGGTGCCGCCGGCCGTGGCGCGCCGCGGCAGCTTCATCGCCAAGGGCGCGATCCTGATGCCCAGCTACGTGAACATCGGCGCCTATGTCGACGAAAACACCATGGTTGACACCTGGGCCACCGTCGGCTCGTGCGCGCAGATCGGCAAGAACGTGCACCTCTCCGGCGGCGTGGGCATCGGCGGCGTGCTGGAGCCGCTGCAGGCCGGCCCCACCATCATCGAAGACAACTGCTTCATCGGGGCGCGCTCCGAAGTGGTCGAGGGCGTGGTGATCGAAGAAAACTCCGTGCTGGGCATGGGCGTGTATGTCGGCCAGAGCACCCCGGTGTTCAACCGCGAAACCGGCGAAATCACCTACGGTCGCGTGCCCGCAGGCAGCGTGGTCATCAGCGGCAACCTGCCCAAGAAGACCAAGGCCGGCCAGGACTACAGCACCTATGCCGCGATCATCGTGAAGACGGTGGACGCCCAGACGCGCTCCAAAACCAGCCTGAACGACTTGTTGCGGGATTGA
- a CDS encoding PilT/PilU family type 4a pilus ATPase — MSSGTMERILRLMAEKKASDVYLSAHAPAMIKINGQTIPVNSQVMPPDAPSNLLAEIVPATRIEELHETGELNMAVPLEGVGNFRVSAFRQRGNYAVVIRFIPGDVPSLDSLNVAPILSELIMEKRGLVLMVGATGAGKSTTLAAMIDHRNDRSTGHILTIEDPIEYVYRNRKSVINQREIGTDTASLQIGLKNALRQAPDVILIGEIRDRETMSAAIAYAQSGHLCLATLHANNSYQALNRILSFYPVEVRPTMLGDLSSALRAIVSQRLLRTHTGGRVPAMEVMLNTALIADLIQKADFSGVREAMEKSLAEGSQSFEQDLSRLIVDGLVSRNEGLAHADSPSNLMWRLQNDFNTTRTNQQATPGEEENGDSATFTEFTLDVKF; from the coding sequence ATGAGCAGCGGAACAATGGAGCGCATCCTGCGCCTGATGGCCGAGAAGAAGGCCTCGGACGTCTATCTCTCGGCGCATGCGCCGGCCATGATCAAGATCAATGGCCAGACCATCCCGGTCAACAGCCAGGTGATGCCGCCGGACGCACCCAGCAACCTGCTCGCCGAGATCGTGCCGGCCACGCGCATCGAAGAGCTGCATGAGACCGGTGAGCTCAACATGGCCGTGCCGCTGGAAGGCGTGGGCAACTTCCGCGTCAGTGCCTTTCGCCAGCGCGGCAACTACGCCGTGGTGATCCGCTTCATACCGGGGGACGTGCCCAGCCTGGACTCGCTCAACGTGGCGCCGATCCTGTCCGAGCTGATCATGGAAAAACGCGGACTGGTGTTGATGGTGGGTGCCACCGGCGCGGGCAAGTCCACCACGCTCGCGGCCATGATCGATCACCGCAACGACCGCTCCACCGGCCACATCCTCACCATCGAGGACCCGATCGAGTACGTCTACCGCAACCGCAAATCGGTGATCAACCAGCGCGAGATCGGCACCGACACCGCCTCGCTGCAGATCGGCCTGAAGAACGCTCTGCGCCAGGCACCCGACGTGATCCTGATCGGCGAAATCCGCGACCGCGAAACCATGTCGGCGGCCATCGCCTATGCCCAGTCGGGCCACCTGTGTCTGGCCACGCTGCACGCCAACAACAGCTACCAGGCCCTCAACCGGATCCTGAGCTTCTACCCGGTGGAAGTGCGCCCCACCATGCTGGGCGACCTGTCCTCGGCGCTGCGCGCCATCGTCTCGCAACGCCTGCTGCGCACCCACACCGGCGGGCGCGTGCCGGCCATGGAAGTGATGCTCAACACCGCGCTGATCGCCGACCTGATCCAGAAAGCCGACTTCTCCGGCGTGCGTGAAGCGATGGAAAAGTCACTGGCCGAAGGCTCGCAGAGCTTCGAGCAGGACCTGTCCCGGCTCATCGTGGACGGCCTGGTGTCTCGCAACGAGGGCCTGGCCCACGCCGACTCGCCCAGCAACCTCATGTGGCGGCTGCAGAACGACTTCAACACCACGCGCACCAACCAGCAGGCCACGCCGGGCGAAGAAGAGAACGGCGACAGCGCCACCTTCACCGAGTTCACCCTCGACGTCAAATTCTGA
- the dapC gene encoding succinyldiaminopimelate transaminase, translating into MNPKLSLLQPYPFERLRQLFAGVTPNPDHRPISLGIGEPRHATPQMLKDALAAALDTGLTGYPATAGEPSLREACAGWLQRRYGVTVDPATQVLTVNGSREALFSFAQTVIDPTQPGATLVFPNPFYQIYEGAALLGGAQPYYVASDPARNFAVDWDSVPDEVWARTQLIFVCSPGNPTGAVMPLDEWQKLFELSDRHGFVIASDECYSEIYFRDEPPLGGLEAAMKLGRTDFKNLMMFTSLSKRSNVPGLRSGFVAGDAALIKPFLLYRTYHGGAMSPAVQAASRVAWGDEAHVVDNRRQYREKFAQVTPLLASVLDVALPDAAFYLWAGVPEVFVDRVPGLSADEAFARELLAQYNVTVLPGSYLAREAGGVNPGRGRVRMALVAEPAECLEAAGRIKAFVFHND; encoded by the coding sequence ATGAATCCCAAGTTGTCCCTCTTGCAGCCTTATCCTTTCGAACGGCTGCGCCAGCTGTTTGCGGGCGTCACACCCAACCCCGACCACCGGCCCATCAGCCTGGGCATCGGCGAACCCAGGCACGCCACACCCCAGATGCTCAAGGACGCGCTGGCCGCCGCGCTTGACACCGGATTGACCGGTTACCCCGCCACCGCCGGCGAACCGTCCCTGCGCGAGGCCTGCGCGGGCTGGTTGCAGCGGCGCTACGGTGTCACGGTGGACCCGGCCACCCAGGTGCTGACGGTCAACGGCTCGCGCGAGGCGCTGTTCTCGTTTGCCCAGACCGTGATCGACCCCACACAGCCCGGCGCGACGCTGGTGTTTCCCAACCCGTTCTATCAGATCTACGAGGGCGCGGCCCTGCTCGGCGGCGCCCAGCCGTATTACGTGGCGAGCGACCCGGCGCGCAACTTCGCGGTCGACTGGGACAGCGTGCCGGACGAGGTCTGGGCCCGCACGCAACTGATCTTCGTGTGTTCCCCCGGCAACCCCACCGGCGCCGTGATGCCGCTGGACGAGTGGCAAAAGCTGTTCGAGCTGAGCGACCGCCACGGCTTTGTGATCGCCTCGGACGAGTGCTACAGCGAGATCTATTTCCGCGACGAGCCGCCCCTGGGCGGGCTGGAAGCGGCCATGAAGCTCGGGCGGACCGACTTCAAGAACCTGATGATGTTCACCAGCCTGTCCAAACGCAGCAACGTGCCCGGCCTGCGCAGCGGTTTCGTGGCCGGCGACGCGGCGCTGATCAAGCCCTTCCTGCTCTACCGCACCTACCACGGCGGCGCCATGAGCCCGGCCGTGCAGGCCGCCAGCCGGGTGGCCTGGGGCGATGAAGCGCACGTGGTGGACAACCGCCGCCAGTACCGCGAGAAGTTCGCCCAGGTCACGCCCCTGCTCGCCTCCGTGCTCGACGTGGCCCTGCCCGACGCGGCGTTTTACCTCTGGGCGGGCGTTCCGGAGGTTTTTGTCGACCGGGTGCCCGGCCTGAGCGCCGACGAGGCCTTCGCGCGTGAGCTGCTGGCTCAATACAATGTCACGGTTTTGCCGGGCAGCTACCTTGCCCGCGAGGCGGGGGGCGTCAACCCTGGCCGGGGCCGCGTGCGCATGGCGCTGGTGGCCGAACCCGCCGAATGCCTGGAGGCCGCCGGGCGCATCAAGGCGTTTGTGTTCCACAACGACTGA
- a CDS encoding cell division protein ZipA C-terminal FtsZ-binding domain-containing protein: MSTLQLSLAIIGGLVLAGVVAYNAWVTSKSAPRTARERGPQDAAPGAYEGGTQAGRFDDTTPAALAERPQTGPGLDIAQRIEPVLDDGPAPDTASDAPPQEDRHPGPPVVPVTLNNVVHVPEKKPALDALIDVITPMLLEGEVSGDALLAALPGTRRVGSKPFAVEGQSESSGEWESPRPGQRYRALQAGVQLANRAGALNDIEFSEFVVKAQAFADAVGATPDFPDMRAEVARARELDAFASGHDAQLGFVLRARRAAWSPGYVAQNAARLGFVAGALPGRMVLAGSQNGQAPVLSLVFDPQAAMAEDPEQSALREIALSLEVTHVPRSEQPFVRMRQAAAALAEAMDGVVTDDAGQPLSTDTMDRIGADLESLYDALDSRDLSAGSPQARRLFS; this comes from the coding sequence ATGAGCACACTGCAACTCAGTCTGGCCATCATCGGAGGGCTCGTGCTGGCGGGCGTGGTGGCCTACAACGCCTGGGTCACCAGCAAGAGCGCGCCCCGCACGGCGCGCGAGCGCGGGCCGCAGGACGCCGCACCCGGCGCCTACGAGGGCGGCACGCAAGCCGGGCGCTTCGACGACACCACCCCGGCGGCGCTCGCCGAGCGGCCCCAGACCGGGCCGGGGCTGGACATCGCGCAGCGCATCGAACCCGTGCTCGACGATGGCCCCGCACCGGACACCGCCAGCGACGCACCGCCCCAGGAGGACCGCCACCCGGGGCCGCCGGTGGTGCCCGTGACCCTCAACAACGTGGTCCACGTGCCCGAGAAAAAGCCCGCGCTCGACGCCCTGATCGACGTCATCACGCCGATGCTGCTCGAAGGCGAGGTCTCGGGCGACGCCTTGCTGGCGGCCCTGCCGGGCACACGCCGCGTGGGCAGCAAGCCGTTCGCGGTGGAAGGGCAGAGCGAGAGCTCCGGCGAATGGGAAAGCCCGCGCCCGGGCCAGCGCTACCGCGCACTGCAGGCCGGGGTGCAGCTGGCCAACCGCGCCGGCGCGCTCAACGACATCGAGTTCTCCGAGTTCGTCGTCAAGGCCCAGGCCTTCGCCGACGCCGTGGGCGCCACACCCGATTTCCCGGACATGCGGGCCGAGGTGGCCCGCGCGCGCGAACTCGACGCCTTCGCCAGCGGACACGACGCCCAGCTCGGTTTCGTGCTGCGCGCGCGCCGCGCCGCCTGGAGCCCGGGCTATGTGGCGCAGAACGCGGCCCGGCTGGGCTTTGTGGCCGGCGCCTTGCCCGGGCGCATGGTGCTGGCGGGCAGCCAGAACGGGCAGGCCCCGGTCCTGAGCCTGGTGTTCGACCCGCAGGCCGCCATGGCCGAAGACCCCGAACAAAGCGCGCTGCGCGAGATCGCGCTGTCGCTGGAAGTGACGCACGTGCCGCGCAGCGAACAACCGTTCGTGCGCATGCGCCAGGCCGCCGCCGCGCTGGCCGAAGCCATGGATGGTGTGGTCACCGACGACGCCGGCCAACCGCTGTCCACCGACACCATGGACCGCATCGGGGCCGACCTGGAAAGCCTGTACGACGCGCTCGACAGCCGCGATCTGTCGGCGGGTTCACCACAGGCGCGACGGCTGTTTAGTTGA
- the dapE gene encoding succinyl-diaminopimelate desuccinylase, with protein sequence MTATLRLTEELIARASVTPLDAGCQALIASRLSALGFACETLESGPADFRVTNLWARRGRGDQPTLVFAGHTDVVPTGPLEAWASDPFVPSHRNGKLYGRGASDMKASLAAMVVACEEFIASNPEPLIDVAFLLTSDEEGPANDGTVIVCRELQKRGERLDWCIVGEPTSVERTGDMIKNGRRGTMSGKLTVKGIQGHIAYPQLARNPIHMVAPALAELVATVWDTGNAFFPPTTWQVSNIHGGTGASNVIPGTVVIDFNFRFSTASTPDGLQQRVVDILQRQGLQAGTDFDLAWTVGGLPFLTEPGPLVDAVRAAIRAETGIDTQLSTTGGTSDGRFIAQVCPQVIELGPPNATIHKIDEHVAVADIEPLKNIYRRTLDQLARRAGAGR encoded by the coding sequence ATGACCGCCACCCTGCGCCTGACCGAAGAACTGATCGCCCGTGCCTCGGTCACCCCCCTGGACGCGGGCTGTCAGGCGCTGATCGCGTCGCGCCTGTCGGCCCTGGGCTTCGCCTGCGAAACGCTGGAGAGCGGCCCGGCCGATTTCCGCGTGACCAACCTCTGGGCCCGCCGCGGCCGCGGCGACCAGCCGACCCTGGTGTTCGCCGGCCACACCGACGTGGTTCCCACCGGCCCGCTGGAGGCCTGGGCCAGCGACCCGTTCGTGCCCTCGCACCGTAACGGCAAGCTCTACGGCCGTGGGGCCAGCGACATGAAAGCCTCGCTGGCGGCCATGGTCGTGGCCTGCGAAGAATTCATCGCCTCCAACCCCGAGCCATTGATCGACGTGGCCTTCCTGCTCACCAGCGACGAAGAAGGCCCGGCCAACGACGGCACAGTGATCGTCTGCCGCGAACTGCAAAAGCGCGGCGAACGGCTGGACTGGTGCATCGTCGGCGAACCCACCTCGGTGGAGCGCACCGGCGACATGATCAAGAACGGCCGCCGCGGCACCATGAGCGGCAAGCTCACGGTCAAGGGCATCCAGGGTCACATCGCCTACCCGCAGCTCGCCAGGAACCCGATTCACATGGTGGCGCCCGCGCTGGCCGAACTCGTGGCCACCGTCTGGGACACGGGCAATGCCTTCTTCCCGCCCACCACCTGGCAGGTCAGCAACATTCACGGCGGCACGGGCGCGAGCAACGTCATTCCCGGCACCGTGGTGATCGATTTCAACTTCCGTTTCTCCACCGCGTCCACACCCGACGGCCTGCAGCAGCGTGTCGTGGACATCCTGCAGCGCCAGGGACTGCAGGCCGGCACGGACTTCGATCTGGCGTGGACCGTGGGTGGCCTGCCCTTTCTCACCGAACCCGGCCCTCTGGTCGACGCCGTGCGCGCGGCGATCCGGGCCGAGACCGGCATCGACACCCAGCTCTCCACCACCGGCGGCACCAGCGACGGGCGTTTCATCGCCCAGGTCTGCCCCCAGGTGATCGAACTCGGCCCCCCCAACGCCACCATCCACAAGATCGACGAACACGTCGCGGTGGCCGACATCGAGCCGCTCAAGAACATCTACCGCCGCACCCTGGACCAATTGGCCCGACGGGCCGGCGCAGGCCGCTGA